The Candidatus Hydrogenedentota bacterium DNA segment CTTTCCGGCGACTTCCTTGAAGGTGATTGGCGAGAGAACTCGTTCCATAAAGAAGGCTTGGTTACAGAACACGGCCGGTCCCATAAGAAGCCCGGTCATTCTGGAGCATGAGTTTGCGGACAAGGGGAGTCAGGGCGGCGGGGTGAGCTTCGCGGGGACGCGCTTCAGAAAAAGGCGAGTTTCTCGGTACGCCCGTGCACGCGGCGGTAATCGGATTGTACGGCGAGGGAGGCGGTTTCAGGGGAGACGCCGCACGTGCCAATGAGGTGCCGGTAGATAGCCTCGCAGAGGCGTGCAAGGTTGATGCCGTGGGTTCGCCCCAGGCTGGCCCAGAGGCGGTCCGAAAACGCCATGAACGCGTCGAAAGGCGATGGCGGGGTCTTCAGGAGCGCATCGAGAGAGGCTGGAAAGTTGCCCGAATTGTAGTAGAGTTCGAAGTACCGCGCGAAGCGTTTCAGGCGCTGCATGTGCTCAAAATCAAGGGTTGCGGTCTGGATGACCTCGTAGGGCGCGAGGGATGAAAACACCATCTTGTGCGGCTCGGCATGCCGGGCAATCGGGGCGCCTTTGAGCCGTTTGAGAATCCCCACCTGAATCTCCTGCGGGCGCACGGCAAGCAGGCGGTCGAACCCGTCCCGGATGCTGTCCCAGGTCTCGCAGGGCATTCCGAGGACCAGGTCGGCATGCAGACGCGCCCCCGTCTGCTCACGCAGGAAACGCAGCGTGGCAATGGTCTCGTCCATGTCCTGGACCCGCGATATGGCCTCCTGGGTTTGGGGATTGAAGGTCTGGACGCCCACCTCGAGGCGCAACACCCCGGCCGGAAAGTCCGCCATGCGCGTGAGGGTGCGTGGGGACAGGCGGTCGGGCACGAGCTCAAAGTGAATCCGCATGCCCTCCCGAAGCCGCGCATGAAAGAAGTCCAGAATGGCGAGAACACGCTCTTCGCGCAGATTGAAGGTTCGGTCGACGAACTTGAACTGCCGGGCGCCGCGCGCCATCAGCGCTTCTACCGCGCCGAAGAACGGCGCTAGGGGGAACTCGCGCACGCATGGCTCAAGGGACGACAGGCAGAACTCGCATTTGAACGGGCACCCCCGCGAGGTCTCGACGTAGAGTGTCCGGTGGGCAATGTCGGCATCGGTATACGCGGAATAGGGGAGGGCCAGTTCGGACAGTTCCGGCGGGTTCCCCTCGATGACCTTTTCGCCGGGGACGCGTCCTGCCAGAAGGGCGGACGCAAGTTCGCGGAACGCCACCTCGCCTTCGCCGCGAACGAGGTAGTCGGCGCGCTGGAACAGCTCGCTCTCCTCATATTCGTGGCTGATTTCGGGTCCTCCAAGCACAACTATGGATTCAGGTGCGACGCTCTTGAGGACCTCGACCACACGCGTGACGGCGTCGACGTTCCAGATATAGACGCCAATACCGATGATGCGCGGCCGTTCGAGCAAGAGGGCTTCCACAATCTCGAGGGGCTCTTGACCGATGATGAATTCCCGCATGACCGCCCGTTGCTGCAAAGGGCCAAGATTTGCCCACAGGTACCGGAGACCAAACGCGGTATGGCTGTAACGGGCATTCAACGTGGTGAGAATGATGTCTATCATGTGACTTTCGTGCGATGCGTGGTTCCCGCGCGTCCGCGTGCGTCATTGCCCAATATACCAATTGGAGTTTTGAGGGCACAACACTCACTTGTGACATACCCATGCGACAAAGCATGCGATTGGCCTATTTGTATGTTATGCTCGTGTCGCTCGAATGAGTAAGGCGGAATCGGCGGCGAAGGAACTGCCAGGTTAATCATGAAAACAACCAGCATGGGGCGAATAGGGTGCGTGCTGCAGGTGTTGCGCCCCCACCAGTGGACAAAGAATGCCTTGGTCTTCCTGCCCGTTGTGCTTGCCCAGCGCTTGAACGAATGGAACGTGTGGGTATTGGGAATCCTGGCGTTCGCCGTCTTTTGTCTGGCTGCTTCGGGCGTCTATGTCGTTAATGACATACTCGATATCGAGGCCGACCGCCAGCATCCCTCGAAGAAGAATCGCCCATTTGCTGCCGGGGCGCTGTCCCCGCGGTCCGGTATTATTCTCGCCGTTTCTCTTCTGCTTGCCGCGCTCGCCTTAGCCGCGGCTGCGCTTCCTTCGGGAGCGGTGC contains these protein-coding regions:
- a CDS encoding DUF4080 domain-containing protein, with product MIDIILTTLNARYSHTAFGLRYLWANLGPLQQRAVMREFIIGQEPLEIVEALLLERPRIIGIGVYIWNVDAVTRVVEVLKSVAPESIVVLGGPEISHEYEESELFQRADYLVRGEGEVAFRELASALLAGRVPGEKVIEGNPPELSELALPYSAYTDADIAHRTLYVETSRGCPFKCEFCLSSLEPCVREFPLAPFFGAVEALMARGARQFKFVDRTFNLREERVLAILDFFHARLREGMRIHFELVPDRLSPRTLTRMADFPAGVLRLEVGVQTFNPQTQEAISRVQDMDETIATLRFLREQTGARLHADLVLGMPCETWDSIRDGFDRLLAVRPQEIQVGILKRLKGAPIARHAEPHKMVFSSLAPYEVIQTATLDFEHMQRLKRFARYFELYYNSGNFPASLDALLKTPPSPFDAFMAFSDRLWASLGRTHGINLARLCEAIYRHLIGTCGVSPETASLAVQSDYRRVHGRTEKLAFF